The genome window GATAGTGTTAAAGATTTCTACAATTATAATATAAAAGGTAGTAAAAATTTAATTTTTGAAACAAAATACATGATTTTAGAAATATTAGAAGATTTAAGAAAGAATATAAACCCATCTCTTATTTCAGCAAAGTTTCATAATACTATTGCAAAAATAATTACTGAAGCTATTTCTTTAGCTTCTAATGAATATGGAATAAATAAAATTGCTTTAAGTGGAGGAGTTTTTCAAAATATTTATCTTTTAAGAAGAATAAAAGAAAATCTTAAAGGAAATAATTTAGAAATTTTAATTAATGAGTTAGTTCCGCCAAATGATGGTAATATATCTCTTGGCCAAGCTTATATTGCAGCTAAAATATTAGATTAATATTTTTCCATTTTCCATTATTGTTATTTTTTCTCCATTTTTCTTTTCAATTTCCAATGTAATTTTTGGAGAAGTAACAAAATCCCAATGGAGTGAAGATGCTATATTCCCTCCATATCCTCTATTTTCTCCTATAGCAACATGTATTGAACCTTCAATTTTTTCATCAGTTAAAATATATCCTATAGCTTCTTTAATATGTGGATTTAAACCTATTCCTAATTCACAAATATTATTTGCTCCTATTTTTGAATATCTTTTTTCATCAATTTTCATACATTTCTCTATAGTATCTTTTAATTGATCAAAATTTTTCTTTGCATTACTTTCTTCTAAAACAATTTTTCCATTCTTAAAAACTAATAAAGCATCTTTAATAATTTTACCTGTAAATCTATCTCTTGTTAATGGACAAAATAAAGTACCTTCTCCATATTCTTCAATAGGAGCAATAAATACTTCTCCTGCTGGAAGATTTGCTCCTACTTCTCCAATAGAAATATCTTCATCACTTATTATTCCATCATCTAAATTTATTCTTCTACCATTTATTTTTAAATATAAATCAGTTCCCTTATTATCCATTACATGAATTTTTATAGCTTCTTTAAGTACATTAGCAATTTTCATGCATTTTTCATTAAGCTTATTATAATCTATTAATATTCCATTTATTATTATATCTTCTAATTTTCTAAGAGATATTTTAAAATATTTTGCTGCTTCAGGTGTTGGCCAACCTAAATATAGCCATCTTTTTTGTTTTTCATGTATAATATCTCTAATAGGTTGATGAGCTTCAGTATTCGCTTCAATTTTATTTCTTGGAATTTTAGTATTTATTAAAGGATCTTTAAAAGCATCCATACTTATTATTACATTAGTTCTTTCTACTGCTCCTAAATAATGTTGTGGAGTTTGTCTAATATATTCTTCAGAAACTAATTCATAATATCTTTTAAGATAATCATCGCTTTGAGTTGAAATGAAAGGTATTCCTCCATTTTTAGCTATTTCTAAAGCTATTTCTTCAATAATATTTTGAAAATAATTATTTCCACGAATTAAAACATTTTCTCCAATTTTTAAATTTATACATTTTACAACTATTTCAGCAATTTTTTTAATTTTTATTTTACTAACCATTTTTTCCACTCTTATCTCTCTTTTTTTATTCTTATAAAATAAATTTAAATATTTAAAAGATTTAAATTATAGATTTTTACTCTTAAAAAATTCAATAACAAAATAAATAAAATTATGATTAGAAATTTAAGAGCATTAATAAAAACATTAAATATTCCCATTTTCTATTATTTAAATGAGAAAGAAATGATCATTAAATCTGATGTTGAATTAAGAGGTTTAAAAAGTTCTGAGAAATGTAAAGCTTTAGTCGATACTGGTGCTGCTATGACAGTTATAGATAAATACTTAGCTGAAGCATTAGGTGTTACATATACAGGTAGAAGAAGGACACTTACAAGTGCTACTGGACATAAGCTTATAGGTGAAATAGCCATAATCAAAGAATTAATAATTGAAGGTGAAATTTTAGACTATGAAAAAGTACTTGTAGTAGAATTTAATGAAGAAGTTAAAAAAACTTTAAGTAAGCTAGATGTCCACGATTCTATAATCATAGGAGTCACAACCGTGGAACTAGCAAGCTTTATTCCAGATATTACTACTGGTAAACTAAGGAAAGTTGAAACGTTTCTTTTTTAATAAAATTTTTATATTATTTGGAATTATATCAAAATGAAAAATGTATTATTTTCTAACTATATACTTTCCTTCTATTCATTTTTATTATTCAAGTTCAGAAATATGAATCATTACTCTTATTGTGAAGCTTTTAAATAAGCTTAAATTTTAAAGCAAATAAATGAGAAAAACTATTTCCTAAAATAATAGGATAAAGAATAAAAATTATTTTTTAATAAAAATGCTTAAAGAAAGAGTA of Nitrososphaerota archaeon contains these proteins:
- a CDS encoding aminopeptidase; amino-acid sequence: MVSKIKIKKIAEIVVKCINLKIGENVLIRGNNYFQNIIEEIALEIAKNGGIPFISTQSDDYLKRYYELVSEEYIRQTPQHYLGAVERTNVIISMDAFKDPLINTKIPRNKIEANTEAHQPIRDIIHEKQKRWLYLGWPTPEAAKYFKISLRKLEDIIINGILIDYNKLNEKCMKIANVLKEAIKIHVMDNKGTDLYLKINGRRINLDDGIISDEDISIGEVGANLPAGEVFIAPIEEYGEGTLFCPLTRDRFTGKIIKDALLVFKNGKIVLEESNAKKNFDQLKDTIEKCMKIDEKRYSKIGANNICELGIGLNPHIKEAIGYILTDEKIEGSIHVAIGENRGYGGNIASSLHWDFVTSPKITLEIEKKNGEKITIMENGKILI
- a CDS encoding retroviral-like aspartic protease family protein, yielding MIRNLRALIKTLNIPIFYYLNEKEMIIKSDVELRGLKSSEKCKALVDTGAAMTVIDKYLAEALGVTYTGRRRTLTSATGHKLIGEIAIIKELIIEGEILDYEKVLVVEFNEEVKKTLSKLDVHDSIIIGVTTVELASFIPDITTGKLRKVETFLF